The Pseudanabaena galeata CCNP1313 genome includes a region encoding these proteins:
- a CDS encoding aldehyde oxygenase (deformylating): protein MGQTLEAVAIDYHTENYRDAYSRINAIVIEGEAEAYSNYLQLGELLPEFTEDFTRLAKMEDRHKKGFIACGKNLKVTADMDFAEKFFSELHGNFQKAFATGDIVTCLLIQSLIIECFAIAAYNIYIPVADPFARKITEGVVKDEYLHLNFGEEWLQNHFDDSKVTLEQANRQNLPIVWKMLNQVEADAKVLGMEKEALVEDFMIQYGESLGKIGFNTRDIMRMSAMGLVAA from the coding sequence ATGGGGCAAACACTCGAAGCTGTAGCGATTGACTATCACACAGAAAACTATCGCGATGCCTACAGTCGAATCAATGCCATTGTCATTGAGGGAGAAGCTGAGGCGTACAGCAACTATCTCCAACTAGGAGAGCTACTGCCCGAATTCACTGAAGATTTTACCAGACTTGCCAAGATGGAGGATCGCCACAAAAAAGGCTTTATCGCCTGTGGTAAAAACCTCAAGGTCACTGCTGACATGGACTTTGCAGAAAAATTCTTTTCTGAATTGCACGGCAATTTTCAAAAGGCCTTTGCTACAGGGGATATCGTTACCTGTCTGCTGATCCAATCACTCATCATTGAGTGCTTTGCGATCGCTGCCTACAACATCTATATTCCCGTAGCCGATCCTTTTGCACGCAAGATCACCGAAGGCGTAGTCAAAGACGAATACTTGCATCTCAACTTTGGTGAAGAATGGTTGCAAAATCATTTTGACGATTCCAAAGTAACTCTAGAGCAAGCCAATCGTCAAAACTTGCCCATTGTCTGGAAAATGCTCAACCAAGTCGAAGCCGATGCCAAAGTTCTTGGCATGGAAAAAGAAGCTTTGGTTGAAGACTTCATGATTCAATATGGCGAAAGTCTGGGCAAAATCGGCTTTAATACTCGCGACATCATGAGAATGTCTGCGATGGGTTTGGTAGCGGCTTGA
- the glyS gene encoding glycine--tRNA ligase subunit beta: MASFLLEVGTEELPASFIVDALRQWQERIPKNLDEHQLTTSKVSVYGTPRRLAVLIEGLPTQQSDRSLEIKGPAVGSAFVNGDPQGEPTKALLGFAKSKSIDLQNIVIKETDKGAFVFANQQIIGRETADILQELAPTWITGLEGKRLMRWGHGDLKFPRPIRWLVSLFNSKLLPIALENVQSDRLSQGHRVLHPRSVVIDTAKDYVETLREAFVLVDGKERQKHILTQIHSIVELFGGKAEISEDLLEEVTYLVEFPTAVIGEFEREFLELPQPVIKTEMVSHQRYFPVHSSKNPDQLLPRFITISNGDPDKSRLIAAGNGRVIRARLSDGKFFYDSDRAVHLETFLPLLEKVTFQAQLGSVAEKVDRIRAIAKSVSASIANLEITEADHALIDRTAQLAKADLVTQMVKEFPELQGQMGYYYALSSNEPVAVATGIREHYQPKGACDTLPTTLTGQIIAISDRIDTLVGIFGLGIVPTGSSDPFALRRAATGVVQIAWESGFALDLPKLLQEAIAIYAEKNLLAQPAETVLENLYKWFKQRYETILADQGIEYDLVNAVSGTEDLAYTLQGLSNLTRIKERAHFLQKSRDGATLSAIYEPIVRASRLAVQGDLDSVTVDVKAVIKPETLTEPAEQDLYQAIAALPSQPSDEQLMEGIKAIAPILAKFFDDVLVMAEDPQVRQNRLNLLGIIRNYSRKLADFSAILK; the protein is encoded by the coding sequence ATGGCAAGTTTTCTGTTAGAAGTTGGTACTGAAGAGCTACCTGCTAGCTTTATTGTTGATGCTTTGCGCCAATGGCAAGAGCGCATCCCCAAGAATTTAGATGAACACCAACTAACTACGAGTAAGGTCAGTGTCTATGGTACACCTCGCCGTTTGGCTGTACTTATCGAGGGTTTGCCGACACAACAAAGCGATCGCAGTCTTGAGATTAAGGGGCCAGCAGTTGGCTCAGCCTTTGTAAATGGCGATCCTCAAGGTGAGCCAACTAAGGCTTTGTTGGGTTTTGCCAAGTCTAAAAGTATAGATTTACAAAATATTGTTATTAAAGAGACGGATAAGGGCGCGTTTGTATTTGCTAATCAGCAAATTATTGGTCGTGAGACAGCGGATATCTTGCAAGAATTAGCCCCGACTTGGATTACAGGTTTGGAAGGTAAGCGTTTGATGCGTTGGGGACATGGTGATCTCAAGTTTCCCCGTCCGATCCGTTGGTTGGTGTCATTATTTAATTCCAAGCTGTTGCCGATCGCTTTAGAAAATGTGCAGAGCGATCGCCTCAGTCAAGGGCATCGCGTATTGCATCCGCGATCGGTAGTGATTGACACTGCCAAAGATTATGTCGAGACTCTGCGCGAAGCTTTTGTTTTAGTCGATGGCAAAGAACGCCAAAAGCATATTCTTACCCAAATTCATAGCATTGTGGAATTATTTGGTGGTAAAGCGGAAATTTCTGAGGATTTATTAGAAGAAGTTACTTACTTAGTGGAATTTCCCACCGCCGTCATTGGTGAATTTGAGCGTGAGTTTTTAGAACTGCCGCAGCCAGTAATTAAGACCGAAATGGTCAGTCATCAGCGCTACTTCCCTGTGCATTCGAGCAAAAATCCTGATCAATTATTGCCACGATTTATCACGATTTCCAATGGTGACCCCGATAAATCACGTTTGATTGCGGCGGGCAATGGTCGCGTTATTAGAGCGCGGCTTTCCGACGGTAAATTTTTCTACGATAGCGATCGCGCCGTACATTTAGAAACTTTCTTGCCACTACTAGAAAAAGTCACATTCCAAGCCCAACTTGGCTCGGTTGCGGAGAAAGTAGATAGGATTAGGGCGATCGCTAAATCCGTAAGTGCCTCAATTGCCAATTTAGAAATCACTGAAGCCGATCATGCGCTGATCGATCGCACTGCTCAACTTGCCAAAGCCGATCTAGTTACGCAGATGGTTAAGGAATTCCCTGAACTGCAAGGACAAATGGGCTATTACTATGCCCTCTCCAGTAATGAACCTGTGGCGGTGGCGACGGGCATTCGTGAGCATTATCAACCCAAAGGTGCATGCGACACTTTGCCCACAACCTTAACGGGGCAGATTATCGCCATTAGCGATCGCATTGATACCCTCGTCGGAATTTTCGGCTTAGGTATTGTTCCCACAGGCTCCTCTGATCCATTTGCATTGCGCCGCGCCGCCACTGGTGTTGTCCAAATTGCATGGGAAAGCGGTTTTGCCCTTGATTTGCCCAAACTTTTGCAGGAGGCGATCGCCATTTATGCCGAGAAAAATTTACTAGCGCAACCTGCGGAAACTGTCCTTGAAAATCTTTATAAATGGTTTAAGCAACGCTACGAGACGATTTTGGCGGATCAGGGCATTGAATACGATCTTGTGAATGCAGTTTCAGGTACTGAGGATCTCGCCTATACCTTGCAAGGTTTAAGTAATCTCACGCGTATCAAAGAACGCGCCCACTTCCTGCAAAAATCCCGTGATGGGGCAACCCTTAGCGCCATTTATGAGCCAATTGTGAGAGCTTCTCGCCTTGCGGTTCAGGGTGATCTCGATAGCGTGACCGTTGACGTGAAAGCTGTAATCAAGCCTGAAACCTTAACCGAACCAGCAGAACAGGACTTGTATCAGGCGATCGCCGCTTTACCCAGTCAGCCTAGTGATGAGCAGTTGATGGAGGGTATTAAGGCGATCGCCCCAATTCTAGCCAAGTTCTTTGATGATGTGCTGGTCATGGCTGAAGATCCACAAGTACGTCAAAACCGCCTGAATCTGCTAGGTATTATCCGCAACTACAGCCGCAAACTCGCTGACTTTAGTGCCATCCTGAAGTAA
- a CDS encoding B12-binding domain-containing radical SAM protein encodes MRVLLVYPLFPKSFWSFEKTLELVGFKAQLPPLGMVTVAAILPQTWEFKLVDRNVRDITEAEWEWAEVVILSAMIVQKNDFLAQIQEAKKRGKLVAVGGPYPTALPEEAKVSGADFLILDEGEITLPMFVAAIERGDRKGILRANGEKPAVTDTPIPRFDLLEMNRYAEMSVQFSRGCPFQCEFCDIIVLYGRKPRTKTPAQILAELQRLYDLGWRRSIFMVDDNFIGNKRNVKVMLQELKPWMKERNYPFSFATEASVDLAQDPEMMQMMVECNFGSVFLGIETPDTDSLALTKKFQNNRDPLSESVINIAKAGIRVMAGFIIGFDGEKKGAGDRIVQFVEQTAVPTALFSMLQALPDTGLWHRLNKEGRMITQNSNGHQTTLMNFMPTRPLEDIATEYVHAFWTLYDPLVFLNRTYRHFLILGESQYKRIKREKTDQKKKTDWTAIRALLILCWRQGFVRKTRFQFWSNLFDLMKRYPNVVTSYLSVCAQGEHFLEYRSIVREQIESQLADYLANPPVLQPKTLTTIQPVEKEPDLQEVK; translated from the coding sequence ATGCGTGTTTTACTCGTCTATCCGTTATTTCCAAAAAGCTTTTGGTCGTTTGAGAAAACACTGGAATTAGTTGGTTTTAAGGCTCAGCTTCCGCCCCTTGGTATGGTTACTGTTGCTGCGATCTTGCCCCAAACTTGGGAATTTAAGTTAGTTGATCGCAATGTGCGAGATATCACCGAAGCCGAGTGGGAATGGGCTGAAGTGGTGATCCTCTCAGCAATGATTGTACAGAAAAATGATTTTCTTGCTCAAATTCAAGAGGCGAAAAAGCGCGGTAAATTAGTGGCAGTTGGAGGACCATACCCCACAGCCTTGCCTGAAGAAGCCAAAGTTTCAGGTGCAGATTTCTTAATTCTTGACGAAGGCGAAATTACTTTACCGATGTTTGTGGCGGCTATCGAAAGAGGCGATCGCAAAGGCATTTTGAGAGCCAATGGCGAAAAACCTGCGGTTACAGATACGCCTATCCCACGCTTTGATCTCCTAGAAATGAACCGCTATGCGGAAATGTCTGTACAATTTTCCCGTGGTTGCCCTTTCCAATGTGAATTTTGTGACATCATCGTTCTCTATGGGCGTAAACCGCGTACCAAGACTCCCGCGCAAATCCTTGCTGAGCTGCAACGGCTGTACGATCTCGGTTGGAGACGCAGTATTTTCATGGTTGATGATAACTTTATCGGCAACAAGCGCAACGTGAAGGTGATGCTCCAAGAGCTAAAACCTTGGATGAAGGAACGTAACTATCCCTTCTCCTTTGCCACGGAAGCCTCGGTCGATCTTGCCCAAGACCCTGAAATGATGCAAATGATGGTGGAATGCAACTTTGGTTCGGTATTCCTTGGAATTGAAACTCCTGATACTGATAGCCTTGCTCTCACTAAGAAGTTCCAAAATAATCGCGATCCGCTTTCAGAATCAGTGATTAATATCGCCAAAGCAGGAATTCGAGTAATGGCAGGTTTTATCATCGGCTTTGATGGTGAAAAGAAAGGAGCAGGCGATCGCATTGTTCAATTTGTCGAGCAAACTGCGGTTCCCACGGCTCTTTTTAGTATGCTGCAAGCCTTGCCTGACACAGGGCTATGGCATCGGTTGAATAAAGAAGGGCGAATGATTACCCAGAATAGCAATGGGCATCAAACCACTTTGATGAACTTCATGCCTACTCGTCCTTTAGAAGACATTGCGACAGAGTATGTTCATGCTTTTTGGACTCTTTACGATCCCCTTGTCTTTCTCAATCGCACCTATCGACATTTCTTGATTCTAGGTGAGTCTCAGTACAAGCGCATCAAGCGAGAGAAAACCGATCAGAAGAAGAAAACTGATTGGACTGCGATTAGAGCCTTACTGATCCTCTGCTGGAGACAAGGTTTTGTTCGCAAAACCCGTTTCCAATTCTGGAGCAACCTATTTGACTTGATGAAACGTTATCCAAACGTGGTCACCAGCTATCTCTCGGTTTGCGCCCAAGGTGAGCATTTCCTCGAATATCGTTCGATTGTGCGTGAACAGATCGAGTCTCAACTTGCTGATTATCTTGCCAATCCTCCTGTACTTCAGCCCAAAACGTTAACAACGATTCAACCAGTAGAGAAGGAGCCAGATTTGCAAGAAGTGAAGTAG
- the metH gene encoding methionine synthase produces MTSLFLERLHSSDRPVIVFDGAMGTNLQVQNLTAEDFGGAEYEGCNEYLVMTKPEAVAKVHRDFLAAGADVIETDTFGGTSIVLNEYDLGHLAYELSKKATELAKSVTAEFSTPEKPRFVAGSIGPTTKLPTLLHIDFDTMKQSFIEQIEGLYDGGADLLLVETCQDVLQIKVALNAIEEFFAKVAKQGKPRIPVMVSVTMETTGTMLVGSDISAVVTILEPYPIDVLGLNCATGPDLMKEHMQYLSAHSPFAVSCVPNAGLPENVGGHAFYRLTPEDLRGHLQHFVEDLGIQIIGGCCGTTPAHIKALADAAKNLKPKLREPLIVPSAASIYSSQPYIQDNSFLIVGERLNASGSKKTRDLLNAEDWDGLVAIARSQVKEGAHILDVNVDYVGRDGVRDMHELVSRLVTNVTLPLMLDSTEWEKMEAGLKVAGGKCILNSTNYEDGEERFCKVVSLAKQYGAGIVIGTIDEEGMARTAEKKFAIASRAYKQATEELGMPPSEIFFDTLALPISTGIEEDRQNAAATIESIRRIKESMPETHVLLGVSNVSFGLNPASRVVLNSVFLHEAMKVGMDSSIVNASKIVPLNRIGDREKEVARQLIYDERQFDGDICIYDPLGEFTKLFEGVSAKRVKVDKADTPIEEQLKNHVIDGDRIGLDDALTEALKKYEPLDIINKYLLDGMKVVGELFGSGQMQLPFVLQSAETMKSAVAFLEKFMEKVEGSNKGVFLIATVKGDVHDIGKNLVDIILSNNGYKVVNIGIKQPVENIIKAYEEHKADCIAMSGLLVKSTAFMKDNLQEFNNRGITVPVILGGAALTPKFVYTDCQNVYQGKVIYGKDAFSDLNFMDKYMPAKAEGKWEDSKGFLDESLAVDDLAIANDNGISASEEKAKQEALLAERYLDIERSESVDINIPRPTPPFWGTKILQSEDIPFEDLFWNLDMQALIAGQWQFRKPQDQSREEYDAFLQETVYPILETWKARVIHEKLLVPTSVYGYFPVLAEGNTVYVYNPQDLNNIQAAEPINSFVFPRQKSLRRLCIADFFSPKDSGIIDVLPLQAVTVGHIATEFAQGLFKANQYTDYLYFHGLAVQMAEAIAEWTHTRIRHELGFGAEDPDNIRDILAQRYHGSRYSFGYPACPNMQDQYKLLDLLDAKRVDLIMDESEQLYPEQSTTALIVHHPIAKYFSA; encoded by the coding sequence ATGACCAGTCTGTTTCTGGAACGTCTTCACAGCAGCGATCGCCCCGTAATTGTTTTTGATGGTGCGATGGGTACAAACTTGCAAGTGCAAAACCTCACCGCCGAAGACTTTGGCGGTGCAGAGTATGAGGGTTGCAACGAGTATCTGGTGATGACGAAACCCGAAGCAGTAGCCAAAGTACATCGGGATTTCTTGGCAGCAGGGGCAGACGTAATCGAGACGGATACCTTTGGCGGGACATCAATCGTCTTGAATGAGTATGACCTCGGACATCTCGCCTATGAACTTAGTAAAAAAGCTACAGAATTAGCTAAGTCCGTCACCGCCGAATTTTCGACCCCTGAAAAACCACGTTTTGTCGCTGGCTCGATCGGCCCAACCACCAAGTTACCAACTTTGCTGCATATCGATTTTGATACGATGAAGCAGTCATTTATCGAACAAATCGAAGGTTTGTATGATGGCGGTGCAGATTTACTACTAGTTGAAACCTGTCAGGATGTACTGCAAATTAAAGTTGCGTTAAATGCGATCGAAGAGTTTTTTGCCAAAGTAGCTAAGCAGGGCAAACCTCGAATTCCCGTAATGGTATCGGTGACGATGGAAACTACTGGCACAATGCTAGTTGGCTCCGATATTTCGGCAGTAGTAACCATTTTAGAACCCTACCCTATTGATGTGTTAGGACTGAACTGTGCAACTGGCCCCGACTTGATGAAAGAGCATATGCAGTATTTAAGTGCTCATTCTCCCTTTGCTGTATCCTGTGTTCCCAATGCAGGCTTGCCTGAAAATGTAGGCGGTCATGCTTTTTATCGACTCACTCCTGAAGACTTGCGAGGACATCTTCAGCATTTTGTTGAAGATTTAGGTATTCAAATTATCGGTGGTTGCTGTGGCACGACTCCCGCTCACATTAAGGCTTTGGCGGATGCTGCAAAAAACCTTAAACCCAAGCTCAGAGAGCCTCTCATAGTCCCTTCAGCAGCTTCTATTTATAGTTCTCAACCCTATATTCAGGATAATTCTTTTCTGATTGTCGGCGAGAGATTAAATGCCAGTGGCTCTAAAAAAACTCGTGATTTGTTGAATGCGGAAGATTGGGATGGGTTGGTAGCGATCGCGCGATCGCAGGTAAAAGAGGGAGCACATATCCTTGATGTGAATGTGGACTATGTGGGACGCGATGGCGTGCGCGATATGCATGAACTGGTATCGCGCCTAGTGACCAATGTCACTTTACCTCTGATGCTGGACTCCACCGAATGGGAAAAAATGGAAGCAGGGCTGAAAGTTGCAGGTGGTAAATGTATTCTCAACTCTACTAATTATGAAGATGGTGAAGAACGTTTCTGTAAAGTCGTTAGTCTCGCAAAGCAATATGGAGCAGGGATCGTCATTGGGACAATCGATGAAGAGGGGATGGCGCGAACTGCGGAGAAGAAATTTGCGATCGCTTCCCGTGCCTACAAACAGGCTACGGAAGAGTTAGGAATGCCACCTAGTGAGATTTTCTTTGATACTCTCGCTTTACCAATTTCCACAGGGATTGAAGAGGATCGCCAGAATGCGGCGGCTACAATTGAATCTATTCGGCGCATTAAGGAATCAATGCCTGAAACCCATGTGTTACTGGGTGTTTCCAATGTGTCCTTTGGTCTCAATCCAGCCTCTCGCGTGGTGCTTAATTCCGTGTTTTTGCATGAAGCGATGAAAGTGGGTATGGATTCATCCATCGTCAATGCCAGTAAGATTGTGCCGCTTAATCGGATTGGCGATCGCGAAAAAGAAGTAGCGAGACAGTTAATCTATGATGAGCGTCAGTTTGATGGTGATATTTGTATTTACGATCCGCTCGGCGAGTTTACCAAACTATTTGAAGGTGTTTCCGCAAAGCGCGTCAAGGTTGATAAGGCTGATACTCCCATTGAGGAGCAACTCAAAAACCATGTTATCGATGGCGATCGCATTGGTTTAGATGACGCGCTCACTGAAGCCCTCAAGAAATACGAGCCTCTCGATATCATCAACAAATATCTCCTTGATGGCATGAAAGTAGTCGGAGAACTGTTTGGCTCTGGACAAATGCAACTTCCCTTTGTATTGCAATCTGCGGAAACTATGAAGTCTGCCGTTGCCTTCCTAGAGAAGTTTATGGAGAAGGTCGAAGGTTCAAATAAAGGCGTATTCCTGATCGCTACAGTGAAAGGCGATGTCCATGATATTGGCAAAAACCTTGTCGATATCATTCTCTCCAATAATGGCTACAAAGTTGTCAATATTGGTATCAAGCAACCCGTTGAGAATATTATCAAAGCCTACGAAGAGCATAAAGCTGACTGTATCGCCATGAGTGGTTTGCTGGTGAAATCCACTGCTTTTATGAAGGATAACCTGCAAGAATTTAATAATCGTGGCATTACTGTGCCTGTGATTTTGGGTGGTGCGGCACTAACACCGAAGTTTGTCTATACCGATTGTCAGAATGTCTATCAAGGCAAGGTGATCTATGGCAAAGACGCTTTCTCTGACCTCAACTTTATGGACAAATACATGCCCGCTAAAGCTGAAGGTAAATGGGAGGACTCTAAGGGATTTTTAGATGAGAGTTTAGCCGTTGATGACTTAGCGATCGCTAATGATAATGGGATAAGCGCATCTGAGGAGAAAGCTAAACAAGAAGCTCTACTAGCCGAGCGCTATCTCGATATTGAGCGCTCTGAATCTGTAGATATAAATATTCCTCGACCTACGCCTCCATTCTGGGGAACTAAAATCCTCCAATCTGAAGATATTCCCTTTGAGGATCTGTTCTGGAATCTGGATATGCAAGCTCTCATTGCTGGTCAATGGCAGTTCCGTAAACCTCAAGATCAATCCCGTGAAGAATATGACGCATTCTTGCAAGAGACTGTCTACCCAATTTTAGAAACTTGGAAAGCTCGAGTCATCCATGAGAAATTGTTAGTGCCAACTTCAGTGTATGGCTATTTCCCTGTATTAGCTGAAGGTAATACAGTCTACGTTTACAACCCTCAAGATCTCAATAATATTCAAGCAGCAGAGCCGATCAATTCCTTTGTATTCCCCCGTCAGAAGTCTCTGCGTCGTCTCTGCATTGCCGATTTCTTTTCACCTAAGGATTCAGGAATTATTGATGTACTGCCTTTGCAAGCAGTCACTGTCGGACATATAGCAACTGAGTTCGCTCAAGGGCTATTTAAGGCTAATCAATACACCGATTATCTCTATTTTCACGGCTTAGCCGTGCAGATGGCAGAAGCGATCGCTGAATGGACACATACACGCATTCGCCATGAGTTAGGTTTTGGAGCCGAAGATCCCGATAATATCCGAGATATTCTTGCCCAACGCTATCATGGCTCTCGCTATAGTTTCGGCTATCCTGCTTGTCCTAATATGCAGGATCAGTACAAGCTTTTGGATTTACTTGATGCGAAGCGTGTTGATTTGATCATGGATGAGAGTGAACAACTCTATCCTGAACAGTCAACGACTGCATTAATAGTGCATCATCCGATCGCCAAGTATTTTAGTGCTTAG
- a CDS encoding response regulator transcription factor: MRILLVEDDIRLAETLAEALTDERYVVDIAADGKSGWHQAQSLDYDLMILDLMLPELDGISLCHRLRSHGFNLPILMLTACDTINDEINGLDVGADDYIVKPVDLQKLFARIRASLRRGNLSASPILAWGQLHLNPSTCEVGYGENPIHLTPKEYALLELLLRNGRRVLSRSVMIEHVWSLESPPEEHTVKVHIRSLRQKLKAAGANEDLIETVHSMGYRLNRS, encoded by the coding sequence ATGAGGATTCTTCTAGTTGAAGATGACATCCGCCTTGCCGAAACCTTGGCAGAAGCGTTAACTGACGAGCGCTACGTTGTGGATATTGCTGCTGATGGAAAATCTGGGTGGCATCAAGCTCAGTCTCTAGACTACGATTTGATGATATTAGATCTGATGTTGCCAGAATTAGATGGTATAAGTCTTTGCCATCGCTTGCGATCGCACGGTTTCAACTTGCCTATCCTCATGCTCACCGCCTGCGATACGATCAATGATGAAATTAACGGGTTAGATGTAGGAGCCGATGACTACATTGTTAAGCCAGTGGATTTACAAAAACTCTTTGCGCGAATTCGCGCTTCGTTGCGTCGAGGCAACCTAAGTGCATCACCAATTTTGGCATGGGGGCAATTACATCTCAACCCTAGTACTTGTGAAGTAGGCTATGGTGAAAATCCGATCCATTTAACCCCAAAGGAGTATGCCCTTTTGGAATTATTACTACGCAATGGTCGGCGAGTCTTGAGCCGCAGTGTGATGATTGAGCATGTTTGGTCTTTAGAATCACCCCCAGAAGAGCATACCGTCAAAGTGCATATTCGCAGTCTCCGCCAAAAGTTAAAAGCCGCAGGAGCTAACGAAGATTTGATTGAGACAGTTCACAGTATGGGCTATCGACTCAATCGTAGCTAA
- a CDS encoding phycobilisome rod-core linker polypeptide → MSIPLLEYKPLSQNQRVDGFEVAGDEQPRIYSTDNLLSGFELDLLISAAYRQICNEQQMLASHRQVNLESQLRSGQITVRGFIRGLVLSDSFRRLTFDCNNNYRFAEICIQRILGRNVYSDREKIAWSIVIATKGIQAFVDELLNSEEYLNNFGDSIVPYQRRRILPQRTKGDVTFAHMTRYGADYRDRLPKQVFKGNRGAARLDYLRWDWQKTPPAIIGKIGAGITYAGAGFVGLLIIAVLLGL, encoded by the coding sequence ATGTCAATTCCTTTATTAGAATATAAACCCTTATCCCAAAATCAGCGCGTAGATGGTTTTGAAGTCGCAGGTGATGAGCAACCTCGGATTTATAGCACTGACAATTTGCTATCTGGCTTTGAGCTAGATCTCCTAATCAGTGCGGCTTATCGTCAAATCTGTAATGAACAACAGATGTTAGCAAGCCACCGTCAAGTAAACCTAGAGTCTCAATTGCGATCGGGGCAAATTACGGTGAGGGGATTTATTCGCGGCTTAGTATTATCTGACTCCTTCAGACGGTTAACCTTTGACTGCAATAATAACTATCGCTTTGCGGAGATTTGCATTCAGCGAATTCTGGGTCGTAATGTCTATAGTGATCGCGAAAAGATTGCTTGGTCGATTGTGATTGCCACCAAAGGCATCCAAGCTTTTGTGGATGAACTGCTCAATAGCGAAGAATATCTCAATAATTTTGGTGATAGCATCGTTCCCTACCAACGTCGGCGGATCTTGCCTCAGCGCACTAAGGGCGATGTTACCTTTGCTCACATGACAAGGTATGGTGCGGACTATCGCGATCGCTTGCCGAAACAAGTCTTTAAAGGCAATAGAGGCGCTGCTAGATTGGATTATCTGCGTTGGGATTGGCAAAAGACCCCCCCCGCAATTATCGGCAAGATCGGCGCAGGGATTACCTATGCTGGGGCTGGGTTTGTTGGTTTACTGATAATAGCAGTTTTACTTGGGTTGTAG